In Nocardia sp. BMG111209, a genomic segment contains:
- a CDS encoding N-acetylglucosamine-6-phosphate deacetylase, translated as MTGSEGVLSLRGRIVTSGTVLEDGVITVGGTRVTDVGDSAEWSARHGGRVLPEFLGTVVPGLVDIHNHGGFGHRFDTVDVEDAQAAAEFHHTQGTTSVMASIVTAPGAEMVAQTAALRELAAAGVVAGIHAEGPFLSEVRCGAQDPRFLIDPDPDLIAALVQAADGWLRVMTLAPERPGFDRAATLLADHGVIVALGHSDASFAAFRAALSPTGPGTLVTHLANGMPPLHHRAAGPVAAALVAAAARQATVELIGDGVHVDSGFGALVFATAPERVALITDAMQAAGMPDGSYRLGPQTVRVIDGVARVAGGSIAGGTATLLRCLRWAVRECGVPLPVAVRAATDIPAAAAGLSEVGDLRPGMFADALILGDALELRRVLRRGQWLS; from the coding sequence ATGACCGGCTCCGAAGGTGTTCTGTCACTGCGGGGCCGGATCGTCACCTCCGGCACGGTGCTCGAGGACGGCGTGATCACGGTCGGCGGTACCCGCGTCACCGATGTCGGCGACAGCGCGGAATGGTCGGCGCGACACGGTGGCCGGGTACTGCCGGAGTTCCTGGGAACGGTCGTGCCCGGTCTGGTGGACATCCACAACCACGGCGGTTTCGGACATCGGTTCGACACGGTCGATGTCGAGGATGCCCAAGCGGCAGCGGAATTCCATCACACCCAGGGCACGACCAGTGTGATGGCGAGCATCGTCACCGCACCCGGCGCGGAGATGGTCGCGCAGACCGCCGCCCTGCGCGAGCTGGCCGCGGCCGGGGTGGTCGCCGGAATACACGCCGAGGGCCCGTTCCTGTCCGAGGTACGGTGCGGCGCACAGGATCCCCGCTTCCTGATCGATCCCGATCCGGACCTGATCGCAGCGCTGGTACAGGCGGCGGACGGGTGGCTGCGGGTGATGACCCTCGCGCCGGAACGTCCCGGATTCGACCGCGCCGCAACGCTGCTGGCGGACCACGGCGTGATCGTCGCGCTCGGGCACAGCGATGCGAGCTTTGCCGCGTTCCGGGCCGCCCTGTCACCCACCGGCCCCGGCACGCTGGTCACCCATCTGGCCAACGGCATGCCACCACTGCACCACCGCGCGGCGGGCCCGGTGGCTGCGGCGCTGGTGGCCGCCGCCGCGCGACAGGCCACCGTCGAGCTCATCGGCGACGGTGTGCACGTCGATTCGGGTTTCGGCGCACTGGTTTTCGCGACCGCACCGGAGCGGGTCGCGCTGATCACCGATGCGATGCAGGCCGCCGGGATGCCCGACGGCAGCTATCGGCTCGGCCCGCAGACGGTCCGGGTGATCGACGGGGTGGCGCGCGTCGCGGGCGGTTCGATCGCCGGCGGCACCGCCACCCTGCTGCGCTGCCTGCGCTGGGCAGTGCGCGAGTGCGGGGTGCCGCTGCCGGTAGCAGTGCGCGCGGCCACCGATATCCCGGCCGCCGCGGCGGGATTGTCCGAGGTCGGCGACCTGCGGCCCGGAATGTTCGCCGATGCGCTGATTCTCGGCGACGCACTGGAGTTGCGGCGGGTGCTACGACGTGGACAGTGGTTGTCGTGA
- a CDS encoding hexose kinase: MTMNPAYDTTYRVERLERGVQQRVLSVQQRIGGKGINVSRVLNQIGKYSRATGFADHMFAAAAELELPVDFVHALPWVRRTVVISESADGNATGLSEPGPRLSESHSVDQLRVRVSGLLPDSGGLVVSGSLPGGVSPTVPANLARTAVAAGVPVICDVDGPALRYAAEVPGVVLMPNLDELRRLVGEPVTGPSDIPAAVRPLITAGVRALIATLGADGMVAVTAGGAWSAALPEPLAGNPTGAGDAAAAAVIAALSTGGEPDWPAILVDAIATSAAAVVIPVAGEIDRSLRERLTPTVIVTELRPADQEAASP; this comes from the coding sequence GTGACAATGAATCCCGCCTACGACACCACCTATCGGGTGGAGCGGCTGGAACGCGGCGTCCAGCAGCGGGTGCTGTCGGTGCAGCAGCGCATCGGAGGCAAGGGCATCAATGTCAGCCGGGTGCTCAACCAGATCGGAAAGTACTCCCGGGCAACCGGATTCGCCGACCACATGTTCGCCGCCGCGGCCGAGCTGGAGCTGCCGGTGGATTTCGTGCACGCGCTGCCGTGGGTCCGCCGGACGGTGGTGATCAGCGAATCCGCGGACGGCAACGCCACCGGCCTGTCGGAACCGGGCCCCCGGCTCAGCGAATCGCATTCGGTCGATCAGCTGCGCGTGCGGGTTTCGGGTCTGCTGCCCGACTCCGGCGGACTGGTGGTGTCCGGATCGCTGCCCGGCGGGGTCAGCCCGACCGTCCCGGCGAATCTGGCCCGGACCGCGGTGGCCGCCGGGGTGCCGGTCATCTGCGATGTCGACGGCCCGGCGCTGCGCTACGCCGCCGAGGTGCCCGGCGTGGTGCTGATGCCCAATCTGGACGAGTTGCGCCGCCTGGTCGGCGAGCCGGTGACCGGGCCCTCGGATATCCCGGCCGCGGTCCGGCCGCTGATCACCGCGGGGGTACGCGCCCTCATCGCCACCCTCGGCGCGGACGGCATGGTCGCGGTCACGGCGGGCGGGGCCTGGTCGGCCGCCCTGCCGGAACCGCTGGCGGGCAATCCGACCGGCGCCGGGGACGCCGCGGCCGCCGCCGTCATCGCGGCCCTGTCGACCGGCGGCGAACCGGACTGGCCCGCGATCCTCGTCGACGCGATCGCGACCTCCGCCGCGGCGGTGGTGATCCCGGTCGCCGGCGAGATCGATCGCTCGCTGCGGGAGCGGCTGACGCCGACGGTCATCGTCACCGAACTCCGTCCCGCCGACCAGGAGGCCGCCTCACCATGA